Part of the Leptospira ellinghausenii genome, TTTGTTTGCTAAATCAATGTATTTGATTTCATAATCTACTTTTTTTTCTAAAAGGTTAATCACTGAGCGTTGGACATAGGGACAAAGTTTGAAGCTGATGAGTGTTGGTTTTCCCATACTTTTTAGACTCCTAATTGGGTGAGGATAGATCCATTTCTAGAGCATGGAGACCCTTTTTAAATTCAGGTCCGAGGAGTAAATAAACTTCTCTATGTTGTTCCACAGTTGACTTTCCATGAAATTTGGGAGATACCATTTTGATCCGGAAATGGGTTTCCTTGGAATCCTTGGTCATACCAGGGTGCCCCGCATGTTCCCATGATACATCTAGTACAGTCAGTTCTGTGGGAAGGAAAAACTCCTTCAAAACTTGTTCCATTCGCTCTTTTCTAGTTTGTTTAGTTTCTAATTCCATATCCAATTTTCATTAACCTAACATTGAGTAAAAATAAGAGAACGGAAAGAAAGAGGATAAAACTAAGAGAAAAGATTAAATTTACATCTGTTATCCCAATGAATCCATATCGGAAAAGATTTACCATATACAAAATTGGATTTAGGTAAGAGACGGTTTGCCAAAATTCAGGTAAATTTTTGACCGAATAAAACACTCCACCTAAGTAAGTTAATGGGGTGAGAATAAAAGTGGGAATGATCGTAACATCATCAAATTTTTTTGCGAAAAGAGCATTAAAAAATCCTCCAAGTGAGAATAAAATCGATGTTAGGATGACTGTAAAAAAGATGATGATAGGATGTTGGAATTGAAGGTTTGTAAAAAATAAGGAAGTGAGAGTTACCAAAATTCCAACAAATAGACCTCTAACTACTCCACCAAACGTATAACCTAAGACAATGGTATAGGGTGAAGTAGGTGATACTAAAAGTTCTTCGATATTTTTTTGAAACTTACTGGAAAAAAAGGATGAAACAACATTGTTATAGGAATTGGTAATGACACTCATCATGATAAGTCCAGGAACAATAAATTCGATATAAGTAAAATTTCCGATTTTTCCAATTTGTCGGCCAACAAGTTCTCCAAAAATAAGGAAATAAAGTGCCATTGTGATCACTGGTGGGATTAAGGTTTGGACCCAGATTCTAATGATTCGAATCCATTCTCTTCGAACGATGGTTTTAAGTGCCGTTAAGTTTTCTTTCCACATGATTAGTTTTTTCCTGTAAGTGATAAAAACAATTCTTCTAATCGATTTGATTTATTTCTCAAACTTAAAACTTCCATTTTATGTTTTGTAAGTTCCGCAAATAGATCATTTACTGAGGCTTTTTTGTCCAATTGAACTTCTAAGCTATGGTCGTCTAACCAAAGCCAGTTGAAACGTTTGGAGTTTGGTTTTGTTTTGAATGATTTTTTTAAATCGATGATAAAGGTTTCTTTGTCCAATCTTTGTAAGAGTTTTTTCATCGATGTATTTTCGACAATTTCACCCTTATCAATGATTGCTATATTTTTGCAAAGGGATTCTGCTTCTTCTAAGTAATGTGTGGTAAGGATGATTGTTTTTCCTTCTTTATTGAGTTCTTTTAAAAAATCCCACATGGACCTTCTGATTTCAATGTCCACACCTGCTGTTGGCTCATCCAAAATCAGTAATTTTGGATCATGAATGAGAGCTCTTGCAATCATCAACCTACGTTTCATTCCACCACTTAAAGTCCCTGCAGCCGATTTACGTTTGTCATAAAGTGAGAGTTTATCTAAATAATACTTAACTTTATCTTTTGCTTCTTTCAGTGGCATACCATAAAAACCTGCTTGGTTGATGAGGATTTGCTCTACTGCTTCAAAAATTCCAAAGTTGAATTCTTGCGGGACAATTCCGATGAATGTTTTAGCAAGATTTGGATTTTCATCAATATCCACTCCAAAGATTTTCACTTTGCCATTTGTTTTATTCACCAAGGAACTTAAGATCCCGATGGTAGTAGATTTTCCTGCACCATTGGGTCCAAGAAGAGCAAAAAAATCTCCTGTTTCGACTTTTAAATCAATCGATCGAAGTGCCTTTACACCGTTTTTATATGTTTTTTCAAGTCCGTTTAATTCAATCGCATAATGATTCATTTATTTTCCTACTAGTTTTCTTGTTAGGTGGTGTGTTGGGTATTTTTGTTGTTTTCTTTGTTCTTGTCTTAGTTTTTTTTGTTCCTCTTCTGGAAGGG contains:
- a CDS encoding BolA family protein, with product MELETKQTRKERMEQVLKEFFLPTELTVLDVSWEHAGHPGMTKDSKETHFRIKMVSPKFHGKSTVEQHREVYLLLGPEFKKGLHALEMDLSSPN
- a CDS encoding ABC transporter permease, with translation MWKENLTALKTIVRREWIRIIRIWVQTLIPPVITMALYFLIFGELVGRQIGKIGNFTYIEFIVPGLIMMSVITNSYNNVVSSFFSSKFQKNIEELLVSPTSPYTIVLGYTFGGVVRGLFVGILVTLTSLFFTNLQFQHPIIIFFTVILTSILFSLGGFFNALFAKKFDDVTIIPTFILTPLTYLGGVFYSVKNLPEFWQTVSYLNPILYMVNLFRYGFIGITDVNLIFSLSFILFLSVLLFLLNVRLMKIGYGIRN
- a CDS encoding ABC transporter ATP-binding protein; its protein translation is MNHYAIELNGLEKTYKNGVKALRSIDLKVETGDFFALLGPNGAGKSTTIGILSSLVNKTNGKVKIFGVDIDENPNLAKTFIGIVPQEFNFGIFEAVEQILINQAGFYGMPLKEAKDKVKYYLDKLSLYDKRKSAAGTLSGGMKRRLMIARALIHDPKLLILDEPTAGVDIEIRRSMWDFLKELNKEGKTIILTTHYLEEAESLCKNIAIIDKGEIVENTSMKKLLQRLDKETFIIDLKKSFKTKPNSKRFNWLWLDDHSLEVQLDKKASVNDLFAELTKHKMEVLSLRNKSNRLEELFLSLTGKN